A genomic region of Pseudomonas sp. RSB 5.4 contains the following coding sequences:
- a CDS encoding OmpA family protein: MRKQLMIPALLAASVALAACSTPPNPNLEQARTNYAGLQANPQASKVAALETKDASDYLDKADKAYLDKQDAAKVDQLAYLTNQRVEVAKQTIALRTAENNLKNAAAQRAQARLDARDQQIKQLQNSLNAKQTDRGTLVTFGDVLFATNKADLKSSGLVNINKLAQFLQENPDRKVIVEGYTDSTGAASYNQSLSERRATSVQVALIKMGVDPSRIVVQGYGKEYPVADNGSVSGRAMNRRVEVTISNDNQPVLPRSAVSSN; this comes from the coding sequence ATGCGTAAGCAACTGATGATCCCCGCTCTTCTGGCCGCAAGCGTTGCCCTGGCTGCCTGCTCCACTCCGCCTAACCCGAACCTGGAACAGGCGCGCACCAACTACGCCGGCCTGCAGGCCAACCCACAAGCCAGCAAAGTCGCTGCCCTGGAAACCAAGGACGCCAGCGATTATCTGGACAAGGCTGACAAGGCTTATCTGGACAAGCAAGACGCAGCCAAAGTTGACCAGTTGGCCTACCTGACCAACCAGCGCGTGGAAGTGGCCAAGCAGACCATCGCTCTGCGCACCGCTGAAAACAACCTGAAGAACGCTGCCGCGCAACGTGCCCAGGCCCGTCTGGATGCTCGCGATCAGCAGATCAAACAGCTGCAGAACAGCCTGAACGCCAAGCAGACCGATCGCGGTACCCTGGTGACCTTCGGTGACGTGCTGTTCGCCACCAACAAGGCTGACCTGAAATCCAGCGGTCTGGTGAACATCAACAAACTGGCGCAATTCCTCCAGGAAAACCCTGATCGCAAAGTGATCGTCGAAGGCTACACCGACAGCACCGGCGCGGCGTCTTACAACCAGTCGCTGTCCGAGCGTCGTGCGACCTCGGTTCAAGTCGCACTGATCAAGATGGGCGTAGATCCTTCGCGCATCGTGGTTCAGGGTTATGGCAAGGAATACCCGGTTGCCGACAACGGCAGCGTCTCGGGCCGTGCGATGAACCGTCGTGTGGAAGTGACCATTTCCAACGACAACCAGCCAGTGCTGCCACGTTCGGCCGTCAGCTCGAACTAA
- a CDS encoding DUF4398 domain-containing protein has translation MELKTMKTQTSFSHLRGLKLAALAIGTSFVLAGCAGNPPTEQYAVTQSAVNSAVSAGGTEFAAVEMKQAQDKLKQAEIAMHDKKYEQARTLAEQAEWDARVAERKAQAAKAEQALKDSQKGVQELRQESQRTVQ, from the coding sequence ATGGAGTTGAAGACCATGAAGACCCAAACCTCGTTCTCCCACCTGCGCGGTCTGAAACTGGCTGCTCTGGCTATCGGTACCAGCTTCGTTCTGGCCGGTTGCGCCGGTAACCCACCGACCGAGCAGTACGCCGTGACCCAATCGGCGGTCAACAGCGCCGTCAGCGCCGGTGGTACCGAGTTTGCTGCGGTGGAAATGAAGCAGGCGCAGGACAAGCTGAAACAAGCCGAAATCGCCATGCACGACAAGAAGTATGAACAAGCTCGCACCCTCGCCGAACAGGCCGAATGGGATGCGCGTGTAGCAGAACGCAAGGCTCAAGCCGCCAAGGCCGAACAGGCTCTGAAGGATTCCCAGAAAGGTGTTCAGGAACTGCGTCAGGAAAGTCAGCGCACCGTGCAGTAA
- the ppc gene encoding phosphoenolpyruvate carboxylase, with protein sequence MTDIDARLREDVHLLGELLGNTIRDQYGEGFLDKIEQIRKGAKADRRGSMDAELSASLNQLSEDELLPVARAFNQFLNLANIAEQYQLIHRREESQPAPFESRVLPELLARLRNEGHSAESLARQLARLEIELVLTAHPTEVARRTLIQKYDAIAGQLAAQDHRDLTSAEREQIQNTLQRLIAEAWHTEEIRRTRPTPVDEAKWGFAVIEHSLWQAIPNHMRKADQALFAATGLRLPLEAAPIRFASWMGGDRDGNPNVTAAVTREVLLLARWMAADLYLRDVDHLAAELSMQQASDALKAKAGDSAEPYRAVLKQLRERLRATRNWAHASLSATTPPPADVLHNNRDLLDPLELCFNSLHECGMGVIADGPLLDCLRRAVTFGLFLVRLDVRQDSTRHSSAMTEITDYLGLGRYEDWDEEQRISFLTRELSNRRPLLPAHFKPSADTAEVLATCKEIAAAPSASLGSYVISMAGAASDVLAVQLLLKESGVLRPMRVVPLFETLADLDNAGPVMERLLLLPGYRARLQGPQEVMIGYSDSAKDAGTTAAAWAQYRAQERLVEICREQQVELLLFHGRGGTVGRGGGPAHAAILSQPPGSVAGRFRTTEQGEMIRFKFGLPDIAEQNLNLYLAAVLEATLLPPPPPTPEWRHLMDELAADGVAAYRAVVRENPQFVEYFRQSTPEQELGRLPLGSRPAKRRAGGIESLRAIPWIFGWTQTRLMLPAWLGWETALSKALARGEGELLGQMREQWPFFRTRIDMLEMVLAKADADIALSYDQRLVEPDLLPLGAQLRDLLSQACAVVLGLTGQSQLLAHSPDTLEFIRLRNTYLDPLHLLQAELLARSRQQNVEQGSPVEQALLVSVAGIAAGLRNTG encoded by the coding sequence ATGACCGATATTGATGCACGCTTGCGCGAGGACGTTCACCTGTTGGGTGAGCTGTTGGGCAATACCATCCGCGACCAGTACGGCGAGGGATTTCTCGACAAGATCGAGCAGATCCGCAAGGGCGCCAAGGCCGACCGGCGTGGCTCGATGGACGCTGAACTCAGCGCCAGCCTCAATCAGTTGAGCGAAGACGAACTGCTGCCGGTGGCGCGGGCGTTCAACCAGTTTCTCAACCTGGCGAACATCGCCGAGCAGTATCAATTGATTCATCGTCGCGAAGAGTCGCAGCCGGCGCCGTTCGAATCCCGCGTGCTCCCGGAACTGCTCGCCCGCCTGCGCAATGAAGGCCACAGCGCCGAATCCCTGGCCCGGCAACTGGCGCGCCTGGAAATCGAACTGGTGCTGACCGCGCACCCCACTGAAGTGGCACGGCGCACGTTGATCCAGAAATACGATGCGATTGCCGGACAACTGGCCGCACAGGATCATCGCGACCTGACCAGCGCCGAGCGCGAGCAGATCCAGAACACCCTGCAACGGCTGATCGCCGAAGCCTGGCACACCGAAGAAATCCGCCGCACCCGGCCGACCCCGGTCGACGAGGCCAAGTGGGGGTTTGCGGTGATCGAACACTCGCTGTGGCAGGCGATTCCCAACCACATGCGCAAGGCCGATCAGGCGTTGTTTGCTGCCACCGGCCTGCGTTTGCCACTGGAGGCGGCGCCGATCCGCTTTGCTTCGTGGATGGGCGGCGACCGTGACGGCAACCCGAACGTCACGGCAGCGGTGACCCGCGAGGTGCTGTTGCTGGCGCGCTGGATGGCTGCCGATCTGTACCTGCGCGATGTCGATCACCTCGCTGCTGAACTGTCGATGCAGCAGGCCAGCGACGCGCTCAAGGCCAAGGCCGGCGACAGCGCCGAACCTTACCGTGCGGTGCTCAAGCAATTGCGCGAACGCTTGCGCGCCACGCGCAACTGGGCGCACGCCTCGCTCAGCGCAACAACGCCACCACCGGCCGACGTGTTGCACAACAATCGCGACCTGCTTGATCCGCTGGAACTGTGTTTCAACTCGTTGCACGAATGCGGCATGGGCGTGATCGCCGACGGGCCGTTGCTCGATTGCCTGCGCCGGGCGGTGACCTTTGGCCTGTTCCTGGTGCGCCTCGATGTGCGTCAGGATTCGACGCGACACAGTTCGGCGATGACTGAAATCACCGACTACCTCGGCCTCGGTCGCTACGAAGACTGGGACGAAGAGCAGCGCATCAGCTTCCTCACCCGCGAATTGAGCAACCGTCGGCCACTGCTCCCGGCGCATTTCAAACCGTCCGCCGACACCGCTGAAGTGCTCGCCACCTGCAAGGAAATCGCTGCCGCACCGAGTGCATCGCTGGGTTCCTACGTGATCTCGATGGCAGGCGCCGCCTCCGACGTGCTGGCGGTGCAACTGCTGCTCAAAGAGTCCGGTGTGCTGCGGCCGATGCGCGTGGTGCCGCTGTTCGAAACCCTCGCCGACCTCGACAACGCCGGGCCGGTGATGGAACGTCTGTTGCTGTTGCCGGGCTACCGCGCCAGGCTGCAAGGCCCGCAGGAAGTGATGATCGGTTATTCCGACTCGGCCAAGGATGCCGGCACCACCGCTGCGGCCTGGGCGCAATATCGCGCCCAGGAGCGGCTGGTGGAGATCTGCCGCGAGCAGCAAGTCGAACTGCTGTTGTTCCATGGTCGCGGTGGCACCGTGGGCCGTGGCGGCGGTCCGGCGCACGCGGCGATCCTGTCGCAGCCGCCGGGGTCGGTGGCGGGGCGCTTCCGCACCACCGAGCAGGGCGAAATGATCCGATTCAAATTCGGCCTGCCGGACATCGCCGAGCAGAACCTCAATCTGTATCTGGCTGCCGTGCTGGAAGCGACGTTGTTGCCACCACCGCCACCGACGCCCGAATGGCGCCACCTGATGGATGAACTGGCCGCCGACGGCGTCGCCGCGTATCGCGCCGTGGTGCGGGAAAATCCGCAGTTCGTCGAGTATTTCCGCCAATCGACGCCGGAGCAGGAGTTGGGACGTCTGCCCCTCGGCAGCCGCCCGGCCAAGCGCCGTGCCGGCGGCATCGAAAGTCTGCGGGCGATTCCGTGGATTTTCGGCTGGACCCAGACCCGTCTGATGCTGCCGGCCTGGCTCGGCTGGGAAACCGCGTTGAGCAAGGCGCTGGCGCGTGGCGAGGGCGAACTGCTCGGGCAGATGCGCGAACAGTGGCCATTCTTTCGCACCCGTATCGACATGCTGGAAATGGTTCTGGCCAAGGCCGACGCCGACATCGCGCTGTCGTACGATCAGCGTCTGGTCGAGCCGGACTTGCTGCCGTTGGGCGCGCAGTTACGCGACCTATTGTCGCAGGCGTGCGCGGTGGTACTCGGCCTGACCGGCCAGTCGCAGCTGCTGGCACATAGCCCGGACACCCTGGAATTCATCCGTCTGCGCAACACCTATCTCGATCCGCTACATCTATTGCAGGCCGAACTGTTGGCCCGTTCGCGGCAACAGAATGTCGAGCAGGGCAGCCCGGTGGAACAGGCGCTGCTGGTGTCTGTGGCGGGGATCGCCGCCGGTTTGCGTAATACCGGCTAA